One segment of Nostoc flagelliforme CCNUN1 DNA contains the following:
- a CDS encoding dipeptide epimerase produces MQINIKLFTVNKRFPLTISRGTTAQTTNVWVRISQDGIEGWGEASPFGVGNHRQSTDAIKDALQQVMPQLQTFSPLQRQEIEQVLTQNQVPSAARAALDIAMHDWLGKRVGLPLWQIWGLDRNTIVPTSVTIGINSPEGARARARDWLQFTDVRLFKVKLGSPDGIDADKKMLLAVQEEAPLLEFFVDANGGWSLEDAIAMCNWLANLGIKYVEQPLPRGQEKNLAKLKEHSPLPIFVDESCFTSSDIPHLANYVDGINIKLMKSGGLTEAMRMVHTARAYRLQVMFGCYSDSALANTAALQLAPLADYLDLDSHLNLIDDPFTGALLKEGRVLPNDLPGLGVQQSASIT; encoded by the coding sequence ATGCAAATAAATATAAAGTTATTTACAGTAAACAAAAGGTTTCCGTTGACTATTAGTCGAGGTACAACGGCACAGACAACTAATGTATGGGTGAGAATTTCACAAGATGGGATCGAAGGCTGGGGAGAAGCATCACCATTTGGTGTGGGTAATCATCGGCAATCAACTGATGCAATCAAAGACGCCCTACAGCAAGTTATGCCACAGTTGCAAACATTCAGCCCCTTACAGCGACAGGAAATTGAGCAAGTTTTAACACAAAACCAGGTTCCTTCTGCTGCTAGAGCAGCCTTGGATATAGCAATGCACGACTGGTTGGGTAAGCGCGTAGGTTTACCTTTGTGGCAAATTTGGGGACTCGATCGCAACACCATAGTACCGACTTCTGTCACAATTGGGATTAATTCACCTGAAGGAGCCAGGGCTAGAGCGCGGGACTGGTTACAATTTACTGATGTCCGCCTTTTCAAGGTGAAGCTAGGTAGCCCAGATGGCATAGATGCAGATAAAAAAATGCTCTTAGCAGTGCAAGAAGAAGCACCATTACTAGAATTTTTTGTTGATGCTAATGGGGGTTGGAGCTTGGAGGATGCGATCGCAATGTGCAATTGGCTAGCTAATTTAGGTATAAAATATGTAGAACAGCCATTGCCACGGGGACAGGAAAAAAATTTAGCAAAACTCAAAGAACACTCTCCCCTGCCCATCTTTGTTGATGAAAGTTGTTTCACAAGCTCCGATATTCCCCATTTGGCAAACTATGTGGATGGTATTAATATCAAACTGATGAAATCAGGGGGACTAACCGAAGCAATGCGAATGGTACATACAGCGCGAGCATATCGGTTGCAAGTAATGTTTGGTTGCTATTCTGACAGTGCGCTAGCTAATACAGCAGCATTACAGCTAGCGCCACTAGCTGATTATCTAGATTTAGACAGTCACCTCAATTTAATCGATGATCCCTTTACGGGTGCATTGCTAAAAGAAGGAAGAGTTTTGCCAAACGATTTACCAGGCTTGGGGGTACAACAGAGTGCGTCTATCACCTAA
- a CDS encoding DUF1611 domain-containing protein: MRLSPNQRVAILLHEGITGHHGKTGLAILRYSEAPIVAVIDHECAGKSLPELTNIKRDVPIVASVAAALEYKPEVLVIGIAPGGGAVPDDYWLEIKGALEAGMSLVNGLHTPMANIPELNALLKPGQLIWDVRKEPPNISVASGMARTLSCRRVLTVGTDMAIGKMSTSLELHWASKQRGWRSKFLATGQTGVMLEGDGVALDAVRVDFAAGAVEQIVMRYGKNHDILHIEGQGSLLHPGSTATLPLIRGSQPTQLLLAHRAGQVHVRNHPHVLIPPLPEVIQLYETVASAGGAFASVPVVGIALNTAHLDQSAAEDAIAQTIAETGLPCTDVVRFDANVLLDAVMKN, encoded by the coding sequence GTGCGTCTATCACCTAATCAACGAGTAGCTATCTTGCTACATGAAGGAATTACTGGGCATCACGGCAAAACAGGGCTAGCAATTTTACGTTACAGTGAAGCCCCAATCGTAGCCGTAATTGATCACGAGTGTGCTGGCAAATCCCTACCAGAATTAACAAATATCAAGCGTGATGTGCCAATAGTGGCATCCGTAGCCGCAGCCCTTGAATACAAGCCAGAAGTCTTGGTAATTGGCATTGCTCCAGGAGGTGGTGCTGTACCAGATGATTACTGGCTGGAAATCAAAGGCGCTCTAGAAGCTGGAATGTCTCTGGTAAATGGTTTACATACACCAATGGCGAACATACCAGAGTTAAATGCACTGCTAAAACCAGGGCAACTAATTTGGGATGTACGCAAAGAGCCACCTAATATAAGTGTTGCTAGTGGAATGGCACGTACCCTTTCCTGTCGGCGGGTTTTGACAGTGGGAACCGACATGGCGATCGGTAAAATGTCAACTAGTCTAGAGTTACATTGGGCATCAAAACAGCGAGGCTGGCGTTCTAAATTCCTCGCCACCGGTCAAACTGGGGTGATGTTAGAAGGGGACGGCGTGGCTTTAGATGCCGTGCGGGTAGACTTTGCCGCCGGTGCTGTGGAACAGATAGTTATGCGCTATGGCAAAAACCACGACATTTTGCACATTGAAGGACAAGGTTCACTGCTACACCCTGGTTCAACGGCAACCTTACCTCTAATCCGTGGTTCGCAACCAACCCAACTGCTGTTAGCACATCGCGCGGGACAAGTTCATGTACGTAATCATCCCCATGTACTAATTCCACCTTTACCAGAGGTGATTCAGCTTTATGAAACTGTTGCTAGTGCTGGTGGTGCTTTTGCAAGTGTTCCTGTAGTGGGTATAGCCCTAAACACAGCCCATTTAGATCAGTCTGCGGCAGAGGATGCGATCGCTCAAACAATAGCAGAAACTGGGCTACCTTGCACAGATGTAGTCCGCTTTGATGCCAATGTGCTATTAGATGCAGTGATGAAGAATTAG